From Salarias fasciatus chromosome 12, fSalaFa1.1, whole genome shotgun sequence, the proteins below share one genomic window:
- the ssbp2b gene encoding single-stranded DNA-binding protein 2 — MYAKGKSSNVPSDSQAREKLALYVYEYLLHVGAQKSAQTFLSEIRWEKNITLGEPPGFLHSWWCVFWDLYCAAPERRDTCEHSSEAKAFHDYSAAAPSPVLGNLPTGEGMPVGPVPPGFFQPFMSPRYPGGPRPPLRLPNQGLGGVPGSQPMLPSGMDPTRQQGHPNMGGPMQRMTPPRGMVPLGPQNYGGGMRPPLNALVGPGMPGMSMGPGGGRPWPNPPNSNSTPYSSASPGSYVGPPGGGGPPGTPIMPSPADSTNSGDNMYTMINTVPPGGSRPNFPMGGGSDGPLGGMAGMEPHHMNGSLGSGDMDSLPKNSPGNLSMSNQPGTPREDGEMGGNFLNPFQNESYSPNMTMSV; from the exons gttggctctttatgtttatGAGTATCTGCTGCATGTAGGAGCACAGAAGTCCGCACAGACCTTTCTATCAGAG ATCCGATGGGAGAAGAACATCACATTAGGAGAACCTCCGGGGTTCCTCCACTCATGGTGGTG TGTTTTCTGGGACCTGTACTGTGCGGCTCCTGAAAGAAGAGACACATGTGAACACTCCAGCGAGGCCAAGGCCTTCCATGACTAC AGTGCAGCAGCTCCAAGCCCAGTGCTCGGGAACCTGCCCACAGGGGAGGGAATGCCAGTGGGTCCTGTCCCTCCAGGGTTCTTTCAG CCATTCATGTCGCCTCGATACCCCGGAGGACCCAGACCGCCTCTGAGATTACCCAATCAA GGACTTGGAGGAGTTCCAGGTAGCCAGCCAATGTTACCAAGTGGAATGGATCCCACAAGACAGCAAG gaCATCCAAACATGGGAGGACCGATGCAAAGGATGACCCCTCCCAGAGGGATGGTGCCGCTCGGGCCTCAG AACTATGGAGGAGGGATGAGGCCTCCGCTCAACGCCCTGGTTGGTCCTGGGATGCCTGGCATGAGCAT gggaCCCGGTGGGGGAAGACCTTGGCCAAATCCTCCAAACTCCAACTCT accCCCTACTCCTCGGCATCGCCAGGAAGTTATGTG GGGCCTCCGGGGGGCGGCGGGCCACCAGGAACCCCGATAATGCCAAGTCCAGCAG attccaCCAACTCCGGCGACAACATGTACACGATGATAAACACAGTCCCTCCCGGCGGAAGCCGACCAAAC TTCCCGATGGGTGGAGGAAGCGACGGTCCTTTAGGAGGAATGGCTGGAATGGAGCCTCATCACATGAACGGATCTTTAG GGTCGGGTGATATGGACAGTCTCCCCAAG AACTCTCCTGGTAACTTGAGTATGAGTAACCAACCTGGGACCCCGAGGGAGGACGGAGAGATGGGAGGAAATTTCCTTAACCCTTTTCAGAATGAAAGT tATTCTCCGAACATGACGATGAGTGTGTGA
- the LOC115397731 gene encoding saxitoxin and tetrodotoxin-binding protein 1-like, with translation MAQLVVSLLALASLCAAAEPDCKELVKPLVLDSHSPVSTSRGGLGANSVASVTLVFVPQIYGKWLLHVGTWDQPDLKRDLVSANSSWVDLSASSDSGMIIMYWADRLHGEKCLQGIANVTVLGMTTHTTFIIDGHTSYHDGKFYETCSDCLLLEDTILLPDGKSKGRYLFLYTRTGGLEPSELETFKKQAECLKFLPEYHFGNTELCPDIRETPSPAAENTESEQTEAEQKAK, from the exons ATGGCCCAGCTGGTCGTCTCTCTGCTGGCCCTCGCCTCCCTCTGCGCCGCCGCTGAGCCGGACTGTAAAGAGCTTGTCAAGCCTCTGGTCCTGGACAGCCACAGTCCTGTGAGTACCAGCCGGGGGGGTTTAGGGGCGAACTCTGTGGCCTCTG TCACGCTTGTGTTTGTCCCTCAGATTTATGGGAAATGGCTTCTGCACGTGGGAACGTGGGACCAGCCGGACCTGAAGCGCGACCTGGTGTCGGCCAACAGCTCCTGGGTGGACCTGTCGGCGTCCTCGGACAGCGGGATGATCATCATGTACTGGGCTGACCGCCT ACACGGAGAGAAATGCCTTCAGGGCATCGCCAACGTCACCGTCTTAGGGATGACCACTCACACCACTT TCATCATCGATGGCCACACTTCCTATCACGACGGGAAATTCTATGAGACCTGCAGCGactgcctcctgctggaagACACCATCCTGCTCCCTGACGGGAAGTCCAAGGGGAGATACCTTTTCCTTTATA CACGGACCGGCGGTCTGGAGCCGTCTGAGTTGGAGACGTTCAAGAAGCAGGCAGAATGTCTTAAATTCCTCCCAGAGTATCATTTTGGAAACACag AGCTGTGTCCCGACATAAGAGAAACCCCGTCGCCTGCTGCAGAGAATACAGAGAGCGAACAAACCGAGGCTGAGCAGAAAGCAAAGTAA